In Campylobacter massiliensis, the DNA window CCAAAATCGGCCAGACTCCGAGGTTTATGCTAATCATCACGTACAAAGACGATACATTTGCGGGCGATCTAAACAATAGCATAAGCCTAAAAAGCGAAAAAGACGATAGGGCGATAAGAAGTATCAACGAATACGCTATCGACTTCACAAATTTAAAAAATAAACTCGCAAGATATGCCGCAAATATAGAAAAAATAGAGTATATGAGCGATTATGATTTTGAAGCGATAAACAAAGAAAATTTTGACAGTAGCTGGAAAAAGATAGAGGCATAAAATGAGCATTATTGCTTTTAGATTGTTCGGCGATTACGCTCATTTCTCGCATCCGGCGACGATTTATTCTAGCCTAACCTATCCGGTGCCGCCAAAGACCGCTATAATGGGCTTTTTGGGTGCCGTTATAGGCGAAGAAGAGTATTTTAAGCTATCAGGCATCAGATACAGCATAAAAATAGATAGGCAAATTTTAAAAAAGAGTTTTGTTTTTAACGGCATAAAATTTGCCCTCTCAAGCAGTATGCATATAGAGGAAGGCTATCAAAACGCAAAGGAGAAAAAGCAGTTTTGCAGAGAACTTATTTGCTCGCCGTCTTATATCGTATTTTTAAATTTAGAAAATTTAGAGCAAAGATATCGGGATAAAATAATTTCAAATTTAAAAGAGCATAAAACCGCCTTTACGCCGTATCTTGGGATAAACTTTTGTATAGCCGATTTTAGCTGGATCGATATAAAAATATGCGAAAAAATATCGCAGGATGAAAGCTTTATAGATACATTTACGCTTATGGATGATTTTATTTTTGACGGTATTAATGAAAATGCGAAATTAACTACGGCAAGAATGCCTTGCGACTGCGAAAATGGACGAATTTTTAAAGATTTTAAAGACTTTGTGATGGAGATAAACAGCAAAGAACCTATAAAATCTAAAAATCATGGAAATATATATCAGATAAACGATGAAAGAGTCTATTTTATTTGACGAGTTTTGGTCTCATCCAAATAAGCTTTTAGAAAATCATATAAAAAATATGATCTCTCCCGGCGATGAAGAGCTAGATAAGCAGGTAAAGCTCTATCACGACATCGCAAAACTGAAGAATAATTTTCAAATTTACATCAGAGATACCTCAAACGATAAGCTGGATAAAAACCACTCGTTTTTATCGGCATATTTTTTCTTACTAAATTCAAAATTTGATGAAATACCGACTCTATTTGGCTTTCTTGCCATCGTTTCGCACCATGGCGACGTATTAAATTTAGATAGATTAGTGCGCGAAGATAACAAATTTTTGGGCGATAATTTTGAAAATTCAAAAGAGCTAAAATACTGGGACGAAGTGGCCGACGCCGCTAAAAATATCGAGATTTATTCGGGATTATCTACTAAAAAAGATGAGTTCTTAAAGAAAGCTATGAGCCTTCAAATGTTTTCTTGCCGATTAACCTATCGCAATTTTACGTATAAAGATTTTATAAATTTCAAAAGCCTATACTCGAATTTAGTTTATAGCGATAAATTTGAGGCTATCTTTAATAAGCCAAGGCAAGGAAATAAGCAAATTCCGCTTTGTGAGCTAGAAAGACATATTTCAAAATTAGCGGAAAAATCAGGCGACGAAAAACCAAATAAGCGAGATACGTTTAGAAAATTTGTTTTAAACAACTTTGACGAAAATTACAAACTTTTTACTTTGACTGCGCCGACTGGCTACGGCAAGACCTTGACCGCTCTAAATTTTGCCTTGAAATTTAACAAATCTCGCATAATTTATGCGCTTCCTTTCACTTCGATAATCGATCAGACCTACGATATAATCGCAAAAATTTATAAAAATAGCGATATTTCGGTTAGTAAGGCTCACCACAAAACGACGATAGATGAAAAAAATCTAACCGAGGAGGATAGGTATTCTAAGATCAAATTTTTGATGGAATCTTTTAGCGGTGAGATAAACGTAACTACGCTTTATCAGCTGATATTTGCGCTATTTGGCAATAAAAACAAAGACAACG includes these proteins:
- the cas5 gene encoding CRISPR-associated protein Cas5 — protein: MSIIAFRLFGDYAHFSHPATIYSSLTYPVPPKTAIMGFLGAVIGEEEYFKLSGIRYSIKIDRQILKKSFVFNGIKFALSSSMHIEEGYQNAKEKKQFCRELICSPSYIVFLNLENLEQRYRDKIISNLKEHKTAFTPYLGINFCIADFSWIDIKICEKISQDESFIDTFTLMDDFIFDGINENAKLTTARMPCDCENGRIFKDFKDFVMEINSKEPIKSKNHGNIYQINDERVYFI